GCCATGATGGACTAGACCTCAAAGTTAGCTTTGCTTGCCTTGGCTGTCGGCGGCAGATTTGCCGGCGCCCTCACTGAACTTGTTAAGGAGCTGGGCCACCTCCTTTCTTTTCTTGCGCAGTAGGTCCTCCCACCGCTTGATGCCATCCTTGAGCGCCGCCATCCGTTCGTTGAGAGCGGCAATTCTTTCCTGCATCAATTCAAGACGCTCTCGCGCCTGTTCCTGGGTGTAGGGGGAAGTCCCCTCGCTGATGGCGAGAAAGTCGCGAAAGAGGTCTGAGGCCTCCTTGATCTCTTCAAGGGAATAGCCAAAGTTCTGCAGGTCTTTGATGAGGTTGCAGAGGTAAACGTACACGCGCGAGTAGAGACGGAAGCCGCCCGTGCTGCGCGCGTCGGGCTGCAAAATACCTCGCTCTTCCCAGTACTTGATGGTGCGGGCATTGAGCCCGGTCTTGTCAGCAAGCTCACCGACAGTGAGAAAATCGGTGACCTGTGTCTGCGAGCGTGGAGTCGCCTGCGAAGGCAACCCGACCTTGCGCACAATCTTTTGGATTGTCGC
Above is a window of Calditrichota bacterium DNA encoding:
- a CDS encoding MerR family transcriptional regulator yields the protein MKTSIYQRQEFISLLSISEEELAEWEKLGLIRHLGKIDNQIPFYTEAHVNEARQIQQLQRLGYDLATIQKIVRKVGLPSQATPRSQTQVTDFLTVGELADKTGLNARTIKYWEERGILQPDARSTGGFRLYSRVYVYLCNLIKDLQNFGYSLEEIKEASDLFRDFLAISEGTSPYTQEQARERLELMQERIAALNERMAALKDGIKRWEDLLRKKRKEVAQLLNKFSEGAGKSAADSQGKQS